One region of Micromonospora ureilytica genomic DNA includes:
- a CDS encoding restriction endonuclease, translating into MSGGGRSANGWVLALCAVVVFLLVRMVIDFVQRHPYWSALLASLVVMAAATVGLVVSKQRARERADQAQRDRLIAVTDTMSGPEFEQWFARILVASGFRNVTVCGGSGDRGADVLAIAPDGRRVVVQCKRQSPNNRVGSAAIQRFAGTCRDIHGGEICMLVTNSFFTAGDGIQIARQLNITLVDRDALEMWSWTGRPALGSVTGGGSH; encoded by the coding sequence GTGTCCGGTGGCGGCAGATCTGCCAACGGCTGGGTTCTAGCACTGTGTGCCGTCGTCGTTTTCCTGCTCGTTCGCATGGTCATCGATTTCGTGCAGCGGCACCCATACTGGTCCGCTCTCCTGGCGAGCCTCGTCGTAATGGCGGCGGCCACGGTGGGTCTTGTCGTGTCGAAGCAGCGTGCCCGCGAGCGGGCCGACCAGGCCCAGCGGGACAGGCTGATCGCGGTGACCGACACGATGAGCGGCCCCGAGTTCGAGCAGTGGTTCGCCCGGATCCTGGTCGCGTCCGGGTTTCGGAACGTGACGGTGTGCGGTGGCTCCGGCGACCGGGGAGCGGACGTCCTGGCGATCGCCCCCGACGGCCGACGCGTGGTGGTGCAGTGCAAGCGGCAGAGCCCCAACAACCGGGTCGGCAGTGCCGCGATCCAGCGGTTCGCCGGCACCTGCCGAGACATCCACGGTGGCGAGATCTGCATGCTCGTGACGAACAGCTTCTTCACCGCGGGCGACGGTATTCAGATAGCCCGGCAGCTCAACATCACGCTCGTCGACCGGGATGCGCTGGAAATGTGGTCCTGGACGGGAAGACCAGCGCTGGGGTCCGTCACGGGAGGCGGATCGCACTGA
- a CDS encoding HNH endonuclease produces MKAFVGVTDERWYRFLAERPALNEVNFWRPSGGTFRALTPGEPFLFKAHFPLNRVVGGGFFSGFTQLRISEAWELFGEANGASSIDEMRRSVGRYRKQAIGAGEDPIIGCIFVRDVTFFPDESTVDPPPAFASNVVQGKTYNLADADTASYFDLLIHRLIGTTAAVDLSGPWHRPGPVYGDPRLVPQRLGQQSFKAVVLGAYGRRCAITGNRVQPVLQAAHIRPLPLGGEHRLDNGLLLKSDVHILFDRGYLGVDPKHRLLVSPRLRSEFGNGDQFYAKAGEQIALPERRRDRPRADFLEWHLDTVYKAA; encoded by the coding sequence GTGAAGGCCTTCGTGGGGGTGACTGACGAGAGGTGGTACCGCTTCCTTGCGGAGCGTCCCGCGCTGAACGAGGTCAACTTCTGGCGGCCCTCCGGCGGTACATTTCGGGCTCTCACTCCAGGCGAGCCCTTCCTGTTCAAGGCACACTTTCCGCTGAACCGGGTGGTGGGCGGCGGCTTCTTCAGCGGCTTCACGCAGCTGCGGATCTCCGAGGCGTGGGAGCTCTTCGGCGAGGCCAATGGAGCTTCGAGTATCGACGAGATGCGCCGCAGTGTCGGGCGCTACCGCAAGCAGGCGATCGGTGCAGGGGAGGATCCGATCATCGGCTGCATCTTCGTCCGGGACGTGACCTTCTTCCCCGACGAATCGACTGTCGATCCACCGCCAGCGTTCGCGTCGAATGTCGTACAGGGCAAGACCTACAACCTGGCCGACGCCGATACGGCGTCGTACTTCGATCTGCTGATCCACCGTCTGATCGGGACGACGGCGGCGGTTGACCTGAGCGGGCCCTGGCATCGTCCCGGACCCGTCTACGGAGACCCGCGACTGGTGCCCCAACGGCTCGGGCAGCAGTCATTCAAGGCGGTGGTCCTGGGAGCCTACGGCCGGCGTTGTGCGATCACCGGCAACAGGGTCCAGCCCGTGCTGCAGGCCGCGCATATCCGCCCGCTCCCGCTGGGGGGCGAGCATCGGCTGGACAACGGCCTGTTGCTCAAGTCCGACGTGCACATCCTCTTCGACCGTGGCTACCTGGGCGTCGATCCGAAGCACCGCCTTCTGGTCAGTCCGCGGCTTCGCAGCGAGTTCGGCAACGGCGACCAGTTCTATGCGAAGGCGGGCGAGCAGATCGCTTTGCCAGAACGACGCCGCGACCGGCCGCGTGCTGATTTCCTCGAATGGCACCTCGACACCGTCTACAAGGCGGCTTGA
- a CDS encoding DivIVA domain-containing protein, with protein sequence MAQVYRGGQPYPAGYPGRLTPHEVRTRAFAACRRGVDPDEVREFQARVADELTMLNETVRLLSRENDRIKRALRDWQTMHARECPPPQKHHHNSGHW encoded by the coding sequence GTGGCTCAGGTGTATCGAGGTGGCCAGCCCTACCCCGCCGGCTACCCAGGCAGGTTGACGCCGCACGAGGTGCGGACCCGCGCGTTCGCCGCGTGTCGGCGCGGCGTCGACCCCGATGAGGTACGCGAGTTCCAGGCCCGGGTGGCCGACGAGCTAACCATGCTCAACGAGACGGTACGGCTGCTCAGCCGGGAGAACGACCGGATCAAGCGGGCGCTGCGTGACTGGCAGACGATGCACGCGCGGGAGTGCCCGCCACCGCAGAAGCACCACCACAATTCCGGCCACTGGTGA
- a CDS encoding winged helix-turn-helix domain-containing protein, translated as MREVPDYWRIADDVIADVRSKKLKPGDKLPSIAELRARYDVSHGTVQMAYARLEALRVIRRQQGKGVFVTDPKTWMREP; from the coding sequence ATGCGAGAAGTGCCGGATTACTGGCGCATCGCCGATGATGTGATCGCCGACGTCAGGTCGAAGAAGTTGAAGCCCGGGGACAAGCTGCCCTCAATCGCTGAGTTGCGTGCTCGCTACGACGTCAGCCACGGGACTGTGCAGATGGCCTACGCCCGGTTGGAAGCGCTGCGGGTGATTCGACGGCAGCAGGGCAAAGGCGTCTTCGTGACCGACCCGAAGACCTGGATGCGGGAGCCGTAG
- a CDS encoding peroxidase: protein MSFLQQAEQSPDTERMFDIDTKAMGYLPNFTRLFAHNPAVYVAWQQLNGAVKAGMELRRYELATLAAARALKSSYCGLAHGKVLRDKFFDAPTVAAIASDHGSAGLSAQEVAVVNFAGKVAADANSVTEADVAGLRGHGLDDADIFGVILAVGARCFFSTVLSAAGAEPDPQYNESLDVDLRQALSFGG, encoded by the coding sequence ATGAGTTTCCTGCAGCAGGCAGAACAGTCGCCGGACACCGAGCGGATGTTCGATATCGATACGAAGGCGATGGGCTATCTGCCCAACTTCACCAGGTTGTTCGCCCACAACCCGGCGGTGTACGTGGCATGGCAGCAGCTCAACGGTGCGGTGAAGGCCGGGATGGAGCTGCGCCGCTATGAGTTGGCGACCCTCGCCGCGGCCCGGGCCCTGAAGTCGTCGTACTGCGGCCTGGCGCATGGAAAGGTCCTGCGCGACAAGTTCTTCGACGCGCCGACCGTCGCCGCCATCGCGTCGGACCACGGTAGCGCCGGTCTCTCCGCGCAGGAGGTCGCAGTAGTCAACTTCGCCGGTAAGGTCGCGGCGGATGCGAACTCCGTCACCGAGGCCGACGTCGCGGGCCTGCGCGGTCACGGTCTCGATGACGCGGACATCTTCGGCGTGATCCTCGCCGTTGGCGCCAGGTGCTTCTTCAGCACCGTCCTCAGCGCTGCCGGGGCCGAGCCCGATCCGCAGTACAACGAGAGCCTGGACGTGGATCTGCGGCAGGCGCTGAGCTTCGGCGGTTAG
- a CDS encoding DUF559 domain-containing protein, producing the protein MSAVLGRTPGQGGAVDPRLHALLVRGNGLVTRRDILRAVPAWTIQTSQRANRLVRLLPGIYGDPALICHANTDLPTLARVERDVARRAALLYVDGRGALSRLTALDVWGLRRQPLGEPVYLDLPRRSGLRDRPHLVVAHRSDFAVAPPQVVIRGGLLVIRLDRTLVDCWPLLPPVDRSSLLIRAVNDRMTTPQRLAAALGEVARMPDRGALSGLLDRLAAGCRSPLEIWGHDHVFTGSGMPTFTRQARIRVGARTIYLDMFAEAERVNIELDGATSHGDPAEREIDLRRDALLATVGILVVRFSHRRLTTEPVQVRQETLSILVNRTRPMIK; encoded by the coding sequence ATGTCGGCAGTACTCGGTCGTACGCCGGGGCAGGGTGGGGCGGTGGACCCGAGGTTGCATGCTCTGCTCGTGCGGGGCAATGGGCTGGTCACTCGACGGGACATACTGCGGGCGGTCCCGGCCTGGACGATCCAGACCTCCCAGCGGGCTAATCGGCTAGTACGGCTGCTTCCCGGGATATACGGCGACCCCGCGCTGATCTGTCACGCCAACACCGACCTGCCGACGCTGGCCCGGGTCGAGCGGGACGTCGCCCGACGCGCTGCGCTGCTTTACGTCGATGGGCGTGGGGCGCTGAGCCGCCTGACCGCGCTCGACGTGTGGGGCCTACGCCGCCAGCCACTGGGGGAGCCGGTGTATCTCGACCTGCCGCGACGGTCAGGCCTGCGGGACCGGCCGCATCTTGTTGTAGCCCACCGGTCCGACTTCGCGGTCGCGCCGCCGCAGGTGGTGATCCGGGGAGGGTTGCTGGTCATTCGGCTCGACCGGACCCTGGTGGACTGTTGGCCGCTGTTGCCGCCGGTCGACCGATCGAGTCTGCTCATCCGTGCGGTCAACGATCGGATGACCACGCCGCAGCGCCTGGCCGCCGCCCTCGGCGAGGTGGCGAGAATGCCCGACCGTGGGGCACTGAGCGGTTTGCTGGATCGGCTCGCCGCCGGGTGCCGCAGCCCGTTGGAGATCTGGGGCCACGACCACGTCTTCACCGGGTCGGGAATGCCGACGTTCACCCGGCAGGCGCGGATACGGGTCGGTGCCCGGACGATCTACCTCGACATGTTCGCCGAGGCGGAACGGGTCAACATCGAGCTGGACGGCGCGACCAGCCACGGCGACCCGGCCGAACGCGAGATCGACCTCCGCCGCGACGCCCTGCTCGCCACCGTCGGCATCCTCGTCGTCCGCTTCAGCCACCGCCGCCTCACCACGGAACCGGTTCAGGTCCGCCAGGAGACCCTCTCCATTCTCGTCAACCGCACCCGCCCGATGATCAAGTGA
- a CDS encoding ribonuclease domain-containing protein, which produces MSTLVSPLATLGAIRRRTTTLALLVAMVAAALVGPSVVSPRLTDPASAAVYSSCTMSRCADARTARSGWSAKGFPTSRGWYSWSGGKSNFAGGQFYNYEGQLPTNATYYEYDVYPRTQGAARDAYRIVVNRSTGVTWFSPNHYTDFYRL; this is translated from the coding sequence GTGTCCACCCTCGTGTCCCCGCTGGCCACGCTCGGCGCGATCCGCCGGCGTACCACCACCCTCGCCCTGCTCGTCGCCATGGTCGCCGCCGCGTTGGTCGGCCCGTCCGTGGTCTCCCCTCGGTTGACCGACCCGGCCTCGGCGGCGGTCTACAGCTCCTGCACCATGAGCCGCTGCGCGGACGCCCGCACCGCCCGTTCGGGCTGGTCCGCCAAGGGGTTCCCGACCAGCCGAGGCTGGTACTCCTGGAGCGGCGGGAAGTCCAACTTCGCCGGCGGCCAGTTCTACAACTACGAGGGTCAACTGCCCACCAACGCCACCTACTACGAGTACGACGTATACCCGCGCACCCAGGGCGCCGCCCGGGACGCGTACCGGATCGTGGTGAACCGCAGCACCGGGGTCACCTGGTTCTCACCCAACCACTACACCGACTTCTACCGACTCTGA
- a CDS encoding barstar family protein: MVDEHAGRVPDWLIVCHDGGLDVPGAVVLAGASTRTRASLFAALAAVLALPAYLGDTWDALSDVLRDRLDAGPLTVLITDAGQLLTDEPTDQYGLLIAVLGDLATSAPHPLRVILDEAAPS, translated from the coding sequence ATGGTCGACGAGCACGCGGGTCGGGTGCCCGATTGGCTGATCGTCTGCCACGACGGCGGCCTCGACGTGCCCGGCGCGGTGGTGCTGGCCGGAGCGTCGACGCGGACCAGGGCCAGTTTGTTCGCCGCGCTCGCCGCCGTACTGGCCCTGCCGGCGTACCTGGGGGACACCTGGGACGCCCTCTCCGACGTGCTCCGGGACCGGCTCGACGCCGGTCCGCTCACAGTGCTGATCACCGACGCCGGTCAGCTGCTCACCGACGAGCCGACCGATCAGTACGGCCTGCTGATCGCCGTACTCGGCGACCTGGCCACCAGCGCCCCGCACCCGTTGCGCGTCATCCTCGACGAGGCCGCGCCGTCCTGA
- a CDS encoding FAD-binding oxidoreductase, with amino-acid sequence MRDLSRRDLLRATAVGAGAVAIPSMIAGSSAIAADGPGWPSDTKFPPAQLTGRIVRPQSPNYPEASLGWDELFVHYPLVIVFAQETQDVVNALTWARQHNVALRVRSGRHNLEGWSNVDNGIVIDVSELKDVHIDTAARVAKVGAGLTQSEAVTALGEHDLAATTGTEGTVGLSGATLGGGFGFLTRYIGMACDNLIGAEIVVAAGADGAKVLEVDPWNYPDLLWALRGAGNGNFGIVTSLTYKVAPLTSVAYLQVTWPGLGDLHEVFDAWQRVGPFTDPRLGTQVEVHPDEILLFAVLAEGSEAEARKLLAPILSIGNPTVTVQIGNWGDVYADFQIPNEDEPAKWKFFSQFTREPFPAKAVSIVREFMEKSPSPDSNFFTQAFGRGAQRQEPFGGAAFPHRDALFYSEPGVGWGTRGEPDSDDAVTPIAQTWIAEFSQALRPYVDGAYVNVPNIGMAEWEKAYWGRNFPRLRKIKAKYDPHNVFQYEQSIPPATH; translated from the coding sequence ATGCGCGACCTTTCCCGTCGTGATCTGCTCAGGGCGACGGCCGTCGGCGCCGGAGCGGTCGCTATCCCGAGCATGATCGCCGGCAGCTCGGCCATCGCGGCAGACGGTCCCGGGTGGCCTTCCGACACGAAGTTCCCGCCGGCACAGCTGACCGGCCGGATCGTCCGCCCGCAGAGCCCCAACTACCCGGAGGCCAGCCTCGGCTGGGACGAGCTGTTCGTGCACTATCCGCTGGTCATCGTCTTCGCCCAGGAGACCCAGGACGTGGTCAACGCGCTCACCTGGGCGCGGCAGCACAACGTCGCGCTACGGGTCCGCAGTGGTCGGCACAACCTGGAAGGCTGGTCGAACGTCGACAACGGCATCGTGATCGACGTCAGCGAGTTGAAGGACGTCCACATCGACACCGCCGCTCGCGTGGCGAAGGTCGGCGCGGGGCTCACCCAGTCGGAGGCCGTGACCGCCCTCGGGGAGCACGACCTCGCGGCGACGACCGGCACGGAGGGGACCGTGGGCCTCTCCGGCGCGACCCTCGGCGGCGGCTTCGGCTTCCTCACCCGCTACATCGGGATGGCCTGCGACAACCTGATCGGCGCCGAGATCGTCGTCGCGGCGGGCGCTGACGGGGCGAAGGTGCTCGAGGTGGACCCGTGGAACTACCCGGACCTGCTCTGGGCGCTGCGTGGAGCGGGCAACGGCAACTTCGGGATCGTCACCTCGCTGACCTACAAGGTCGCCCCGCTCACCAGCGTCGCCTACCTGCAGGTGACCTGGCCCGGTCTCGGCGACCTGCACGAGGTCTTCGACGCCTGGCAGCGTGTCGGACCGTTCACCGACCCCCGCCTCGGCACCCAGGTCGAGGTCCACCCGGACGAGATCCTGCTGTTCGCGGTGCTCGCGGAGGGATCGGAGGCAGAGGCCAGGAAGCTGCTGGCGCCGATCCTGTCGATCGGCAACCCCACTGTCACCGTGCAGATCGGCAACTGGGGCGACGTCTACGCCGACTTCCAGATCCCCAACGAGGACGAGCCGGCGAAATGGAAGTTCTTCTCCCAGTTCACCCGGGAGCCGTTCCCGGCGAAGGCGGTCAGCATCGTCCGTGAGTTCATGGAGAAGTCGCCCTCGCCCGACAGCAACTTCTTCACCCAGGCGTTCGGCAGGGGGGCGCAACGACAGGAGCCGTTCGGTGGCGCGGCCTTCCCGCACCGCGACGCGCTCTTCTACTCCGAGCCCGGCGTCGGCTGGGGCACCCGCGGCGAACCCGACAGTGACGACGCCGTCACCCCGATCGCCCAGACCTGGATCGCCGAGTTCAGCCAGGCCCTGCGGCCCTACGTGGACGGCGCCTACGTCAACGTGCCGAACATCGGCATGGCCGAGTGGGAGAAGGCCTACTGGGGTCGCAACTTCCCCCGGCTGCGCAAGATCAAGGCGAAGTACGACCCGCACAACGTCTTCCAGTACGAGCAGAGCATCCCGCCCGCGACGCACTGA
- a CDS encoding HD domain-containing protein — protein MDFPPHLGSMPMHAITEIHGEPGLLERFRLEVQQFDDAARARLTAALDLAAELHRDDRRVREPYLNHLLRVAIRLMHHYQVRDVDVIVAGLLHDAVEDHPVELADGNPGTDPTGAALAALAARFGPRVATLVAAVTNPVYDPERDRNAQYREHLAVSLDREPWARVIKVSDFTDNGVGVIHTVGPKVISSARKYRPLVPLFRDLIGRPDTPLSPAVKRHIFGQLDLAEERFSAILDQPAPS, from the coding sequence ATGGACTTCCCGCCGCACCTGGGCAGCATGCCGATGCACGCGATCACCGAGATCCACGGCGAACCGGGCCTGCTGGAACGTTTCCGGCTGGAGGTCCAGCAGTTCGACGACGCCGCCCGGGCGCGGTTGACCGCCGCGCTCGACCTCGCCGCCGAGCTGCACCGCGACGATCGACGCGTCCGCGAGCCGTACCTGAACCACCTGCTGCGGGTGGCGATCCGGTTGATGCACCACTACCAGGTGCGGGACGTGGACGTCATCGTCGCCGGCCTGCTGCACGACGCCGTCGAGGACCACCCGGTCGAGCTGGCCGACGGCAACCCGGGCACCGACCCGACCGGGGCCGCGCTGGCCGCGCTCGCGGCGCGGTTCGGGCCACGGGTGGCCACCCTGGTCGCCGCGGTCACCAATCCGGTGTACGACCCCGAGCGGGACCGCAACGCGCAGTACCGGGAGCACCTGGCGGTCAGTCTGGACCGGGAGCCCTGGGCCCGGGTGATCAAGGTGTCGGACTTCACCGACAACGGGGTGGGCGTGATCCACACCGTCGGGCCGAAGGTGATCTCGTCGGCCCGGAAGTACCGGCCGCTGGTGCCGCTGTTCCGGGACCTGATCGGCCGGCCGGACACCCCGTTGTCGCCCGCGGTGAAGCGGCACATCTTCGGCCAGCTCGACCTCGCCGAGGAGCGGTTCAGCGCCATCCTGGACCAGCCCGCCCCGAGTTGA
- a CDS encoding Gfo/Idh/MocA family protein gives MPGDRVDSGRAAVNGAAPPTRVAVIGANGHGRWHRRVIAPLHAAGRLRLVALVDVRPVEDDPAAPVPPGAAVFTDHRAMLAATRPEVVVICTPPHTHLAIARDALATGADLLLEKPPVLSLAEHEELTWALTAAGRVAQVGFQALGSAALTALTDALAAGRLGTVTGISTIAAWQRPDAYYARSPWAGRRSLDGRPVLDGALANPFAHAVMQCLAIAEALAGATPLPVAIEVERYRVRPIEVEDTAVLRVLFRVGPPVLVAATLAAEEFVAGEVVVTGTTGQAVLEYPTDRLRLPGDVVTRRVPGRRGLLENLLAHRLDPVGVPLIAPLARTAPFTALLDALRPAPEPRLLDGELVSTLGEGGERVRHLRGVVDVLRRAAERGALPSELAVPWASAAYRAELAG, from the coding sequence GTGCCCGGTGACCGGGTCGACAGTGGCCGGGCGGCGGTGAACGGGGCCGCACCGCCGACCCGGGTGGCGGTGATCGGGGCGAACGGGCACGGTCGCTGGCACCGGCGGGTGATCGCGCCCCTGCACGCCGCCGGTCGGCTGCGGTTGGTCGCCCTGGTCGACGTACGGCCGGTGGAGGACGACCCGGCCGCCCCGGTGCCGCCCGGGGCGGCGGTGTTCACCGACCACCGGGCGATGCTCGCCGCCACCCGGCCGGAGGTGGTGGTGATCTGCACGCCGCCGCACACCCACCTGGCGATCGCCCGCGACGCCCTGGCCACCGGCGCGGACCTGCTGCTGGAGAAGCCGCCGGTGCTGTCGCTGGCCGAACACGAGGAGTTGACCTGGGCCCTCACCGCCGCCGGCCGGGTGGCCCAGGTCGGCTTTCAGGCGCTCGGCTCGGCGGCCCTCACCGCGCTGACCGACGCGCTGGCCGCCGGCCGACTGGGCACTGTCACCGGCATATCCACAATCGCCGCCTGGCAACGGCCGGACGCCTACTACGCCCGCTCCCCCTGGGCCGGTCGACGGAGTCTGGACGGCCGGCCGGTGTTGGACGGCGCGCTCGCCAACCCGTTCGCGCACGCGGTGATGCAGTGCCTGGCGATCGCCGAGGCGCTCGCGGGGGCGACGCCCTTGCCGGTTGCGATCGAGGTGGAACGCTACCGGGTCCGGCCGATCGAGGTGGAGGACACCGCCGTGCTGCGGGTCCTGTTCCGCGTCGGGCCGCCGGTGCTGGTGGCGGCGACCCTGGCCGCCGAGGAGTTCGTGGCGGGCGAGGTGGTGGTGACAGGTACGACGGGGCAGGCGGTGCTGGAGTACCCGACCGACCGGTTGCGCCTGCCCGGGGACGTGGTGACCCGCCGGGTGCCGGGGCGGCGGGGGTTGCTGGAGAACCTGCTCGCCCACCGGCTCGACCCGGTGGGCGTGCCGCTGATCGCGCCGCTGGCCCGTACCGCCCCGTTCACCGCGCTGCTGGACGCGTTGCGGCCCGCGCCGGAGCCCCGGCTGCTCGACGGCGAGTTGGTCAGCACCCTCGGCGAGGGCGGGGAGCGGGTCCGCCACCTGCGGGGCGTCGTCGACGTGTTGCGCCGGGCGGCGGAGCGGGGGGCGCTGCCGAGCGAGTTGGCGGTGCCGTGGGCGTCCGCCGCGTACCGCGCCGAGTTGGCCGGATAG
- a CDS encoding mannitol dehydrogenase family protein, producing MAVTVGASRLGLGMLRRLPAEARPLIRPGTVPTGVVHLGLGAFHRAHQAVYTEAAVGAAGGDWGIVAVAPRSSAVVEAIAAQDNLFSVSALSAAGSATRVVGALSGVRHAPSDPDAVVALLADPAVRVVTLTVTEKAYQLDPVTGQLSPDSALAADLAGGAAPTTVPGLLLRGLAARAAADAGPVALVSCDNLPANGRRLRGMLDQAVGRAGGVPAGLVEWVAGNVTCPGTMVDRIVPASTPETIEAARRALGVTDLAAVAAEPYAQWVIEDDFPGGRPGWEFAGAVLTDDAGPWERLKLRALNGVHSAIAYLGALAGRETIADALEIPHLRDVLRRLIAEDVAASFTPPDGVRVVDYGEQALARFGNPAIHHRTLQVALDGSQKLPQRVLHTIADLRAAGRSARWGALVVASWLRFALGYADDGRPLPFQDPLAGPIRAALDAGAQSPTGAVDAVFALREVIPVEVAEDDEVRADVIAWLTALERHGVEATLAGAR from the coding sequence ATGGCGGTGACCGTCGGGGCCTCCCGGCTCGGCCTGGGCATGCTGCGCCGGCTGCCCGCCGAGGCCCGCCCGCTGATCCGGCCGGGCACCGTGCCGACCGGCGTCGTACACCTGGGGTTGGGCGCGTTCCACCGGGCCCACCAGGCCGTCTACACCGAGGCGGCGGTCGGCGCGGCCGGCGGTGACTGGGGCATCGTGGCCGTCGCCCCGCGCAGCTCCGCCGTGGTCGAGGCGATCGCCGCGCAGGACAACCTCTTCAGCGTCAGCGCGCTCTCCGCCGCCGGCAGTGCCACCCGGGTGGTGGGCGCCCTCAGCGGCGTACGGCACGCGCCCAGCGACCCGGACGCCGTGGTGGCGCTGCTCGCCGACCCGGCGGTCCGGGTGGTGACCCTGACCGTCACCGAGAAGGCGTACCAACTCGACCCGGTGACCGGCCAGCTGTCCCCGGACTCGGCGCTCGCCGCGGACCTGGCCGGCGGCGCAGCGCCGACCACGGTGCCGGGGCTGCTGCTGCGCGGGTTGGCCGCCCGGGCCGCCGCGGACGCCGGGCCGGTGGCCCTGGTGAGCTGCGACAACCTGCCGGCCAACGGTCGGCGGCTGCGCGGCATGCTCGACCAGGCGGTCGGCCGCGCCGGCGGTGTGCCCGCCGGGCTGGTCGAGTGGGTGGCCGGCAACGTCACCTGCCCGGGCACCATGGTGGACCGGATCGTGCCGGCCAGCACCCCGGAGACGATCGAGGCGGCCCGCCGGGCGCTCGGCGTGACCGACCTGGCGGCGGTGGCCGCCGAGCCGTACGCGCAGTGGGTGATCGAGGACGACTTCCCCGGTGGACGACCGGGCTGGGAGTTCGCCGGCGCGGTGCTCACCGACGACGCCGGCCCGTGGGAGCGGTTGAAGTTGCGCGCCCTCAACGGCGTGCACTCGGCCATCGCGTACCTCGGGGCGTTGGCCGGTCGGGAGACGATCGCCGACGCGCTGGAGATCCCGCACCTGCGAGACGTGCTGCGCCGGCTGATCGCCGAGGACGTCGCGGCCAGCTTCACCCCGCCGGACGGGGTCCGGGTGGTCGACTACGGCGAGCAGGCCCTCGCCCGGTTCGGTAACCCGGCGATCCACCACCGCACCCTCCAGGTGGCCCTCGACGGCTCCCAGAAGCTGCCGCAGCGCGTCCTGCACACCATCGCCGACCTGCGCGCGGCCGGGCGGTCCGCGCGCTGGGGCGCGCTGGTCGTGGCGTCCTGGTTGCGCTTCGCGCTGGGGTACGCGGACGACGGTCGGCCGCTGCCCTTCCAGGACCCACTGGCCGGGCCGATCCGGGCCGCGCTGGATGCCGGAGCGCAGAGCCCGACGGGCGCTGTCGACGCGGTCTTCGCTCTGCGCGAGGTCATCCCGGTGGAGGTGGCCGAGGACGACGAGGTCCGCGCCGACGTGATCGCCTGGCTGACCGCGTTGGAACGGCACGGCGTCGAGGCCACCCTGGCCGGTGCCCGGTGA